A genomic segment from Geitlerinema sp. PCC 7407 encodes:
- the glcD gene encoding glycolate oxidase subunit GlcD, translating into MLEQQNGRSRDWRPVIQQFEAIVGKRGVIQRREELLTYECDGLTSYRQRPALAVLPRTTEQVSEILKVCDREGIPFVTRGAGTGLSGGALPLEDSVLVVTSLMRQILEIDYDNQRVVVQPGIINNWVTQAVSGRGFFYAPDPSSQIICSIGGNVAENSGGVHCLKYGVTTNHVLGLTLVLPNGDIVQVGGKVPEMPGYDLTGLFVGSEGTLGIATEITLRIVKTPETIRVLLADFTSVEAAGAAVSDIISAGIIPGGMEMMDNFSINAVEDVVATQCYPRDAEAILLVEVDGLAVEVDANSRRVEELCRKNGARNVTSASDPEERLRLWKGRKAAFAAMGKLSPDYYVQDGVIPRTKLPYVLKEIEALGEQYGYRVANVFHAGDGNLHPLILYNNGEPGALAQVEALGGAILKLCVRVGGSISGEHGIGADKRCYMPEMFSEADLETMQWVRGAFNPKGLANPTKIFPTPRTCGEGASTEVAKAFPAIAQF; encoded by the coding sequence ATGCTAGAGCAACAAAACGGGCGATCGCGCGATTGGCGACCGGTCATCCAGCAATTTGAGGCCATCGTGGGCAAGCGGGGCGTCATTCAGCGGCGAGAAGAGCTGTTGACCTACGAGTGTGACGGCCTGACCAGCTATCGTCAGCGTCCCGCCCTAGCCGTGCTGCCCCGCACCACCGAGCAGGTGTCCGAGATTCTCAAAGTGTGCGATCGCGAAGGGATTCCCTTTGTCACTCGGGGCGCGGGCACCGGCCTGTCTGGGGGCGCGCTGCCCCTAGAAGACAGCGTCTTGGTGGTCACTTCCCTAATGCGCCAGATCCTCGAAATCGACTACGACAATCAGCGCGTCGTCGTCCAGCCCGGCATCATCAACAACTGGGTCACCCAGGCCGTCAGCGGTCGCGGCTTCTTTTATGCGCCTGACCCCTCCAGCCAGATTATTTGCTCCATCGGCGGCAACGTGGCCGAAAACTCCGGCGGTGTCCACTGCCTCAAGTACGGCGTCACCACCAACCACGTGCTCGGCCTCACCCTCGTGCTGCCCAACGGCGACATCGTCCAGGTGGGCGGCAAGGTGCCCGAGATGCCCGGCTATGACCTCACGGGCCTGTTTGTCGGCTCCGAAGGGACCCTGGGCATCGCCACCGAGATCACCCTGCGCATCGTCAAAACCCCTGAAACCATTCGGGTGCTGCTGGCGGACTTCACCAGCGTGGAGGCTGCCGGAGCGGCGGTCTCGGACATCATCAGCGCAGGCATTATCCCTGGCGGCATGGAGATGATGGACAACTTCAGCATCAACGCTGTCGAGGACGTCGTGGCCACCCAGTGCTACCCCCGCGACGCGGAGGCGATCTTGCTGGTAGAGGTAGACGGTCTGGCGGTGGAAGTCGACGCCAACAGCCGCCGGGTCGAGGAGCTGTGCCGCAAAAACGGCGCTCGCAACGTCACCAGCGCCTCAGATCCGGAGGAGCGCCTGCGCCTCTGGAAGGGCCGCAAGGCGGCCTTCGCGGCCATGGGCAAGCTGAGCCCAGACTACTACGTCCAAGACGGGGTGATTCCCCGCACCAAGCTGCCCTACGTGCTGAAGGAAATCGAGGCCCTCGGGGAGCAGTACGGCTACCGGGTGGCCAATGTTTTTCACGCGGGGGACGGCAACCTTCACCCGCTGATCCTGTACAACAACGGAGAGCCCGGCGCCCTGGCCCAGGTGGAGGCCCTAGGCGGGGCGATTTTGAAGCTGTGCGTGCGGGTGGGAGGCAGCATCTCCGGGGAGCACGGCATCGGGGCCGACAAGCGCTGCTACATGCCAGAGATGTTTAGCGAGGCGGATCTGGAGACGATGCAGTGGGTCCGGGGCGCGTTCAATCCCAAGGGGTTGGCGAATCCGACCAAGATTTTCCCGACGCCGCGCACCTGTGGGGAGGGGGCGAGTACCGAGGTGGCGAAGGCGTTCCCGGCGATCGCCCAGTTCTAG
- a CDS encoding DUF2059 domain-containing protein produces the protein MRLWSWTTSLALATLIGLPTAARAEATPSAPAPATQPAQAPLSAEKRALIDQLMELTGGRKLYEQTMAVTLEQARMSLPQILQGMAGTQMNANQQTALETQSQQIFDKLATRMMAAVTFDELMSEVYYPLYDKYFTVEDLQDIIAFYQTPTGQRLIQSQPQLMREATERSTALMTPRLIKIMQETLQEELRQPGNGN, from the coding sequence ATGCGCCTCTGGTCTTGGACTACTAGCCTTGCCCTGGCCACCCTGATCGGGCTGCCCACCGCTGCCCGCGCCGAGGCGACCCCGAGCGCCCCGGCCCCCGCCACCCAGCCAGCCCAGGCACCCCTCTCCGCCGAAAAGCGCGCCCTGATCGACCAGCTCATGGAGCTCACCGGCGGGCGCAAGCTCTACGAGCAAACCATGGCGGTCACCCTAGAGCAGGCCCGCATGAGCCTGCCCCAAATCTTGCAGGGGATGGCCGGCACCCAGATGAACGCCAATCAGCAAACTGCTCTCGAAACCCAGTCGCAGCAGATCTTCGATAAGCTAGCCACCCGCATGATGGCGGCGGTCACCTTTGATGAGCTGATGAGCGAGGTGTACTATCCGCTCTACGACAAGTACTTCACCGTCGAAGACCTGCAAGACATCATTGCCTTTTACCAGACGCCGACGGGCCAGCGCCTGATCCAGAGCCAGCCACAGCTGATGCGCGAAGCCACCGAGCGCAGCACGGCGCTGATGACGCCGCGACTGATCAAGATCATGCAAGAAACCCTGCAAGAAGAGCTCCGCCAGCCAGGAAACGGCAACTAG
- a CDS encoding ACP phosphodiesterase yields MNFLAHLYLADPTPEALMGSLLGDFVKGQPDERFGAEVIAGIRLHRAIDHFTDHHPTVLASKRLISPLRRRFAGIIVDVVYDYCLCQHWSRFSSGSLPGFIAATYSALAQYQGYLPERAAIAVQALIAEDWLSCYGRLDGIGHTLNRISQRIKRTNSLAGAIEELEAHEAALCQHFLDFFPALVQFVNERSSASGTPLWNPPSPPRSPC; encoded by the coding sequence ATGAACTTTTTGGCACACCTTTATCTGGCGGACCCCACCCCCGAGGCCCTCATGGGCAGCCTGCTGGGGGACTTTGTGAAGGGGCAGCCGGACGAACGCTTTGGGGCAGAAGTGATCGCGGGGATTCGGCTGCACCGGGCCATTGACCACTTCACCGACCACCACCCCACAGTTTTGGCCAGCAAGCGCCTGATCAGCCCGCTGCGCCGCCGCTTCGCTGGCATTATTGTCGATGTGGTCTACGACTACTGCCTGTGTCAGCACTGGTCCCGCTTTTCGAGCGGGTCGCTGCCAGGGTTCATCGCAGCGACCTACAGCGCGCTGGCGCAGTACCAGGGATACCTGCCCGAGCGGGCCGCGATCGCCGTTCAGGCCCTGATCGCCGAGGACTGGCTGAGCTGCTATGGCAGGCTCGACGGCATCGGCCACACCCTCAACCGGATCTCGCAGCGCATCAAGCGCACCAACTCCCTCGCAGGCGCGATCGAGGAGCTAGAAGCCCACGAAGCCGCCCTGTGTCAGCACTTTCTGGACTTTTTCCCGGCCTTGGTCCAGTTTGTCAACGAGCGATCGTCCGCTTCGGGCACCCCCCTCTGGAATCCACCGTCACCGCCCCGTAGCCCTTGTTAA
- the dusA gene encoding tRNA dihydrouridine(20/20a) synthase DusA translates to MSVSFSDLSGSSVVTGNPLSIAPMMDRTDRHFRYFLRQITRCTLLYTEMVTSAAIIHGDRDHLLGFSPEEKPLSLQVGGDDPAQLAQCARIAEDFGYDEINLNVGCPSDRVQSGNFGACLMAQPERVAEAVAAMQAVTRLPVTVKHRIGIDDRDRYEDMTAFVETVASAGCRHFTVHARKAWLQGLSPKENRDVPPLRYDDVYRLKQDFPHLFIEINGGITTLEQARDHLQRVDAVMIGRAAYDHPFLFATVDRDFYGQAVEPPTRQAVAEAMVPYIARWVGPQFKLNRISRHMLQLFNGQPGSRAWKRHITENACRVGAGPEVILAALPETARSPFSLALEAP, encoded by the coding sequence ATGTCTGTGTCTTTTTCTGACTTGTCTGGGTCATCGGTGGTGACTGGCAATCCCTTGAGCATTGCGCCGATGATGGACCGTACCGATCGCCATTTTCGATATTTTTTGCGCCAAATTACCCGCTGCACGCTGCTGTATACCGAAATGGTGACCAGCGCGGCGATTATTCACGGCGATCGCGACCATTTGCTGGGATTTTCCCCTGAAGAGAAGCCGCTGTCGCTCCAGGTGGGCGGTGATGATCCGGCCCAGTTGGCCCAGTGTGCCCGCATTGCCGAGGACTTTGGCTACGACGAGATCAACCTGAATGTGGGCTGCCCGAGCGATCGCGTCCAGAGCGGCAACTTCGGGGCCTGCCTGATGGCCCAGCCCGAGCGCGTCGCCGAGGCCGTAGCGGCCATGCAGGCCGTGACCCGGCTGCCCGTCACCGTCAAGCACCGGATCGGCATCGACGATCGCGATCGCTACGAAGACATGACCGCTTTTGTGGAAACCGTCGCCTCAGCGGGCTGCCGTCACTTCACCGTTCACGCCCGCAAAGCGTGGCTCCAGGGCCTCAGCCCCAAGGAAAATCGCGACGTGCCGCCCCTGCGCTACGACGACGTGTACCGGCTCAAGCAAGACTTTCCCCACCTATTTATCGAGATTAATGGCGGCATCACGACTCTGGAGCAGGCCCGCGATCATCTTCAGCGCGTGGACGCCGTGATGATTGGCCGCGCTGCCTACGACCATCCGTTTCTCTTCGCCACCGTCGATCGCGACTTCTACGGTCAAGCCGTCGAGCCGCCGACTCGCCAAGCCGTGGCCGAGGCCATGGTGCCCTACATTGCCCGCTGGGTTGGTCCCCAGTTCAAGCTCAACCGGATCAGCCGCCACATGCTGCAACTGTTTAACGGGCAGCCCGGTAGCCGCGCCTGGAAGCGCCACATCACCGAGAACGCGTGCCGGGTGGGAGCGGGGCCAGAGGTGATTTTGGCGGCGCTGCCCGAGACGGCGCGATCGCCTTTCAGCCTCGCGCTAGAGGCACCCTAG
- a CDS encoding glutathione peroxidase, which produces MLPNREGQRVPSVTFRTRQNNDWVDVTTDELFSGKTVIVFALPGAFTPTCSATHLPGYNDLAPVFKQNGVDDIICLSVNDAFVMNEWAKSQEASNIRLIPDGNGEFSAGMGLLVDKADLGFGKRSWRYSMLVKDGVIEKMFIEPEEPGDPFKVSDAETMLQYLNPEAARPKLVSLFAKEGCPYCARAKELLKSKGMEYEEIVLGTDITTRSLRAVTGSTTVPQVYIDGHLIGGSEALAEYLSKV; this is translated from the coding sequence ATGCTGCCGAATCGCGAAGGCCAACGCGTCCCCAGCGTCACGTTCCGCACCCGCCAGAACAACGACTGGGTCGATGTCACGACCGATGAACTCTTCAGCGGCAAGACCGTCATTGTCTTTGCGCTCCCGGGAGCTTTCACCCCCACCTGCTCTGCGACCCACCTGCCCGGCTACAACGACCTCGCCCCCGTGTTCAAGCAAAACGGCGTGGACGACATCATCTGCCTGTCGGTGAATGATGCTTTCGTGATGAACGAGTGGGCTAAATCCCAAGAAGCCAGCAATATTCGGCTAATTCCCGACGGAAACGGCGAATTCTCCGCTGGCATGGGCCTGCTGGTGGATAAGGCGGACCTGGGCTTCGGCAAGCGCTCTTGGCGCTACTCCATGCTGGTCAAGGATGGCGTCATCGAGAAAATGTTCATCGAGCCGGAGGAGCCCGGCGATCCCTTCAAGGTCTCTGATGCTGAGACCATGCTCCAATATCTCAACCCCGAGGCCGCTCGTCCCAAGCTGGTGTCCCTCTTTGCCAAGGAAGGCTGCCCCTACTGCGCCCGCGCCAAAGAGCTGCTGAAGTCCAAGGGCATGGAGTACGAAGAAATCGTCCTTGGGACCGACATCACCACGCGATCGCTGCGGGCGGTGACGGGCTCGACCACGGTGCCCCAGGTGTACATCGACGGTCATCTGATTGGCGGCTCCGAAGCCCTCGCTGAGTACCTGAGCAAGGTCTAA
- a CDS encoding DUF4344 domain-containing metallopeptidase — translation MEFLRSCAVACCVLAIALSGCETVDSLAANSETLEDAGDFVLEYQPVEDPELRSIREILESSEFYDGLVADLNETFALPQDVLISFDACDEENAYYDAENSQITMCYELIRYYADAFAADEERETDYETEVLYAGFFTFFHELGHALVDQYQLPIVGREEDIVDNFAAILLTESEEEDAVIAAIEQFDLDAAAEAEEEDLAFWDEHSLSVQRGYNMTCLLYGSDPESYQDWVEADWLPEDRAAQCEAEYEQAISSWEALLEPYRKP, via the coding sequence ATGGAATTTTTGCGTTCTTGCGCTGTAGCGTGCTGTGTCTTGGCGATCGCCCTGTCAGGCTGCGAGACCGTCGATAGCCTGGCGGCGAATAGCGAGACCCTTGAAGACGCGGGCGACTTTGTCCTGGAGTACCAGCCCGTCGAAGATCCAGAGCTGCGAAGCATTCGGGAAATCCTTGAGAGCAGCGAGTTCTATGACGGCCTCGTCGCCGACCTAAATGAGACCTTTGCCCTGCCCCAGGATGTGCTGATTTCCTTTGATGCCTGCGACGAAGAAAACGCCTACTACGACGCCGAAAATTCCCAAATCACGATGTGCTACGAGCTGATTCGGTACTACGCCGATGCGTTTGCGGCGGATGAGGAGCGCGAGACCGACTACGAAACCGAGGTGCTCTACGCCGGATTTTTCACCTTTTTCCATGAGCTAGGGCATGCGCTGGTGGACCAGTACCAGCTCCCCATCGTGGGCCGCGAAGAAGACATCGTCGATAATTTCGCGGCCATCTTGCTCACTGAGAGCGAAGAAGAAGACGCCGTGATCGCGGCCATTGAGCAGTTTGACTTGGACGCGGCAGCCGAGGCCGAAGAGGAAGATCTGGCCTTCTGGGATGAGCACAGCCTCAGCGTCCAGCGGGGCTACAACATGACGTGCCTGCTCTACGGCAGCGATCCGGAGAGCTATCAGGACTGGGTCGAGGCGGACTGGCTGCCGGAGGACCGGGCCGCGCAGTGCGAGGCCGAGTATGAGCAGGCCATCAGTAGCTGGGAAGCGCTGCTCGAGCCCTACCGCAAGCCCTAG
- a CDS encoding glycosyltransferase family 4 protein, protein MATILMIGSRHFMSHNWAHHSENTLLFPKKFPTGRYSLDRFWPPFEALGTWKPIAAPYDLIHGFKAVPYTQRPFVVSFELFLPHIYASHQGMAAQALDRLLCHRLTLPNCRKIIASSEYAKGRFLKRWAEGGRSPSIADKLTVIPANAPIQVSAPKTLSATQPQLKLLFVGHHLARKGGIVALRLAQKLLKEKLPITIEIVSDLKIGAGIPTDFPDRQKYAADLELLTLENITFSERLPNAEVLRKLQACHFQLLPTLQDICAYSIIEGLATATPAIATNIGAVPEWIEHEKTGYLLPLPVDENQMWRDWQSRKTLPPEDYWDVLNATYDRLADQAFETLATFWNRSDRDAVYESLSRNALERARSHHSSEVASRHLDAVYAEALAPAGTRVPVLAGDR, encoded by the coding sequence ATGGCCACCATCTTGATGATTGGCAGCCGTCATTTCATGAGCCACAACTGGGCGCATCACTCCGAGAACACCCTGCTATTTCCCAAGAAGTTTCCCACCGGCCGCTATTCCCTCGATCGCTTCTGGCCCCCCTTCGAAGCCCTCGGCACCTGGAAACCCATTGCAGCACCCTACGATTTGATCCACGGCTTCAAGGCAGTTCCCTATACTCAGCGGCCTTTTGTGGTCAGTTTTGAGCTCTTTTTGCCCCATATCTACGCCAGCCACCAGGGGATGGCGGCTCAGGCCCTCGATCGCCTGCTGTGCCATCGCCTCACCTTGCCCAACTGCCGCAAAATCATTGCGTCTTCGGAGTACGCCAAGGGGCGATTTCTCAAGCGCTGGGCCGAGGGCGGGCGATCGCCCAGCATCGCTGACAAGCTGACCGTGATCCCGGCCAATGCCCCGATCCAGGTGTCTGCGCCTAAAACCCTCTCTGCGACCCAGCCTCAGCTCAAACTGCTGTTTGTGGGGCACCATCTGGCGCGCAAAGGAGGAATTGTAGCCCTTCGCTTGGCCCAGAAACTCCTCAAAGAAAAGCTGCCGATCACGATTGAAATTGTTTCAGATCTGAAAATAGGCGCAGGGATTCCGACGGACTTTCCCGATCGCCAAAAATATGCGGCTGACCTAGAACTTTTGACCCTGGAAAATATCACTTTTTCAGAACGATTGCCCAATGCTGAAGTGCTGAGAAAACTTCAGGCCTGTCACTTTCAGCTATTGCCAACGCTGCAAGATATTTGCGCCTACAGCATTATCGAAGGCTTGGCCACAGCGACCCCGGCGATCGCCACCAATATTGGCGCAGTTCCTGAGTGGATCGAGCACGAAAAAACGGGGTATCTCCTGCCGCTGCCGGTGGACGAAAACCAGATGTGGCGCGACTGGCAGTCTCGCAAAACCCTGCCCCCAGAAGACTACTGGGATGTCCTCAATGCCACCTACGATCGCCTAGCCGATCAGGCCTTCGAGACCCTGGCCACCTTCTGGAATCGGTCAGACCGGGATGCGGTGTATGAAAGCCTCAGCCGCAATGCCCTAGAGCGGGCGCGATCGCACCACAGCTCAGAGGTAGCCAGTCGCCACCTAGACGCCGTCTACGCAGAGGCCCTGGCCCCAGCGGGGACGCGGGTGCCGGTGCTGGCGGGCGATCGCTAG